Proteins encoded within one genomic window of Xiphophorus maculatus strain JP 163 A chromosome 11, X_maculatus-5.0-male, whole genome shotgun sequence:
- the LOC102224067 gene encoding immediate early response 3-interacting protein 1, with amino-acid sequence MAFTLYSLIQAALLCINAVAVLHEERFLSKIGWGVDQSVGGFGDEPGIKVQLMNLIRSVRTVMRVPLIGVNSVCIVLLLLFG; translated from the exons ATGGCATTTACGCTGTACTCTCTAATTCAGGCAGCTCTCCTGTGTATAAACGCCGTCGCTGTGTTACACGAAGAAAGGTTCCTCAGTAAAA TCGGCTGGGGAGTGGACCAAAGCGTTGGAGGGTTTGGTGATGAACCAGGCATCAAAGTCCAGCTGATGAACCTCATCCGCTCTGTGAGGACAGTGATGAGAG TGCCGCTTATAGGCGTGAATTCGGTCTGCAttgtgctgctgcttctgttcGGATGA
- the LOC111609988 gene encoding uncharacterized protein LOC111609988, protein MGNARSCVVASLSVCSVCLGCMYIYRSHKLLRQNALNSDKLPSFAYLYVKYLSRAVTRRAGQLYAARAVGARAVVYTVLNCRLDKTLLRRFCGAAGYGWDYPDTEFRDLPLCFPEVLCSRLMLMLLTDHNFRLSPAGLVRVRQSLKTLQPIDELKKGPFTLQVAVEGYQQTDAGVEVDVCLSAASRSGCPVWESVLTLLSQDRRHEPSRDLLRNEEEGPDDKDNMKQVEVRVPMTTGPQCVWQFTDYSPHRLLSLPAVFCGLKSRTAPGFWMLTVCLAEIEKRKGVEIVSAPVSVTAQFKETPPAAGTVTIRFWDKSKNAGRSADEDLSFQVQLQGQSSSHMVGLISRTSLT, encoded by the exons ATGGGAAATGCGCGTAGCTGTGTTGTTGCCTCGCTCTCTGTGTGTTCCGTGTGTTTAGGCTGCATGTACATTTATCGCTCTCATAAGTTGCTGCGTCAAAATGCGCTGAATAGCGACAAACTTCCGAGTTTTGCGTATCTTTACGTCAAATATCTGAGCAGAGCTGTGACGCGGAGAGCAGGTCAACTGTACGCGGCGCGCGCCGTAGGAGCGCGTGCTGTTGTTTACACGGTGCTCAACTGCAG GCTGGACAAAACTTTGCTGAGGAGATTCTGCGGAGCAGCGGGGTATGGATGGGATTATCCGGACACCGAGTTCAGAGACCTCCCGCTGTGCTTCCCGGAGGTTCTCTGCTCCAGGCTAATGCTCATGTTGTTAACAGACCACAACTTTAGACTCAGCCCAGCAG GTCTGGTCCGTGTGCGACAGAGCCTGAAAACCCTTCAGCCAATCGATGAGCTGAAGAAGGGTCCGTTCACGCTGCAGGTCGCGGTGGAGGGATACCAGCAGACGGATGCAGGCGTGGAGGTGGACGTCTGTTTGTCCGCTGCGTCTCGTTCCGGATGTCCGGTGTGGGAGAGCGTCCTAACGCTGCTGTCACAGGATCGGCGCCACGAGCCCAGCAGAGACCTGCTGAGGAACGAAG aGGAGGGGCCAGATGATAAGGACAATATGAAGCAAGTGGAGGTCAGAGTTCCCATGACTACTGGCCCTCAGTGTGTTTGGCAATTCACCGACTACTCCCCCCATCGCCTCCTCTCTCTGCCGGCTGTGTTCTGCGGGCTGAAGTCTCGAACAGCGCCGGGTTTCTGGATGCTGACCGTCTGCTTGGCCGAAATAGAAAAGCGCAAAG GTGTTGAAATTGTGTCGGCTCCCGTCAGTGTCACGGCCCAGTTTAAGGAGACTCCGCCAGCGGCAGGAACCGTAACTATCAGGTTCTGGGACAAGAGCAAAAACGCGGGTCGGTCTGCTGATGAAGACCTGAGTTTCCAGGTGCAGCTGCAGGGACAAAGCTCCTCCCACATGGTGGGACTGATTTCTAGAACCTCATTAACATAG